The nucleotide sequence TGTGTAAAGCATTTCGAATAAAATTAATCCTAACGGAAAGATATCCACTTCCTTTCCGTATTTGTTCCCCACCTGTGAACAATGCAAACATGAACACATTAGGTCATAAGAACATGCTCTAACAGGAACTTTTCATAGAGCTTAAGCATATAGGCCTTATGCACTTCAAAGCACATTTTgacatttttttcctgaaaactAACTACAGGATCAAGGCAGTTGGTTCTTTCCCAATTCTCCACTCAGTCATTAAGCTAGCAGAATGACTTGGAGACGGCTATtccctctcagtctaacctaacttagaggagttgttgttgtaataatggggtggtgatggtggtgatgaatgaatgaatctttatttctGTCAGctatcggccatagcaataaaacaatacgATATAAATACGATAtaaaaagaatagaaataaaaaatcaattatataaaatacattttagggttttgaatcagtagtcaaatagtggatcttattctgattgccccagctaaaaaccttgcaacctttgctgtcacctgctcatcttgatctgccaagagaaaggacactgtggcagtggttgggcaccCCGGAatagacaataaaagaggggtgataatctcattcctcatgtCTTTATAAAGAGGgtaagccagaagggcatgcaccaccgattcggtactgccatctccacaggggcataAGCATTTTTCGTgggggtgatgatgatgatggtcacTATGAGTGTGCACTTGTGTACGCAGAACAAATTTACAACTGCCCTTGGAGAAAAGTGCCATTGCAAATGCATGGATCCAATATTAAAAGTATTACCTGTTCAGGAGCCATGTATAGTACTGTTCCCCTCTTTTCTGTTCGCTGTACTGAATGGTCATCTACACCTGTGGTTACCAGCCCAAAAtcaccaatttttattttattgtctctagacattaatatatttattggctgggtgggggggggagagagaaacaaaaaaacaaaatattcagATGTAAAAGTCATTAAACTCTGGGTGAGTCATCATGGTCTACTCAACAGTTATCCTGCAGTGTCTGAACCACCTCAGCttcttatttgcttttttaaagaatctGCTGTGCCTTTCAAGTTCCCCTCCAAATGAAAACGTCTACCTTGTACTCGAAGTATATTCCAGATTAAGCCCACCCCCAATAcaactgaaataataaaataaaataaatacatcaatTGAATTATTAGCAGGAGAGCAAATAAAACAAGTGGGTCAGCTTTAAAATACCTTGCCACAGAAAGAGATGAGGTAGTATTGATCTAAAAGTAATGATGTTATGAAGAAGTGTTGGTCTGAAATTACCTCCATGTGGAATTCATGCCACTTGCAATACTGAGAAGCCTACATAGACCCAACCTAACAATACTGGATGACAATTGAAAAAGAGAACCAAAAACTGATGCTATGCCAAAAATTTCTCCCGAGGTTTTTCTTACCATTTGCCATTTATGAGAAATAAAGGAATGAAATAGTTCATATTTTACTTTTTATCATTCACACCTGATATTGTAATCGTCTCATCTGCATACCTTAAGATCTCGATGAATTAAGTTTTGAGAATGAATATATGCGACCCCTTCCACTATTTGCTGGAATTTAATTTTGGCATCTTCATGATAGCTTTCCTTTGCACATTCCTTACTAATCCAATCTTTAAGTGTCCCCTTTTCACAATATTCCATCACTATGAAAAGGCAGTCAGCTTCCaccctgcaaaaaataaaacagatgactgatccaagcaccttgttcACATCCTCAAGCTTTActaactcatccaacacaacaagACTAAATAGTGCTCTGTAACCCTTTAGATTCATCTGCTTTAACAGCAGTCATGATCCTGGGGTGTGCGCGCGCGCAagcgattttatcctcaaaacactTTGCAAAGTCAAAGACAGCTACCATCAGTTTTgccacctcctttgggccagacTATAAGAGGCCCTGCACTACCTGGAAAATCTATGCTGGATGGCACAATGatgatgcaatggaggcagcaaagcagggaggctaaaaatcaatttttttaaaaaaaataaattggatttttaaaaataaataaatcggatttttaaaataaaatgcttttggaggaaaaatatttctaaaaatagttttctatttaagttacattatagtctcTAAAGACTATTCATcatgaaataaggatttgttttaagtttttcatgtttgctaaaactcagtctaagttttttttattattattgtttagctGGTAAAATGTACGCCTAGCCACTGAGGTCACCAGAGCCTCTAGTGAGAGAGTTGGATCCTAGCACCATCATATTTATTTATGGGAAATGATTCTGGGACCAAGAGAATTTACCTACAGCTACAACTGTTCTTAGAGTTAGGCAGTGAACTGACAAGCAAAATATagtgataaataaaataaataaaaagatgccAGTTCCTAAAGTGAAGCCACTGCCAAAATGCTTAGTTTATTATTTATGTCTTTAATTtgtctctattttttttaaaaaaggcctccAAGGGTCTTAGGGCAATAACATTAACAACGCAAAATTTAGAATAGGAACTCAATAAAAATGATCacccacaaaaaataataaacgTCAGCTAGtgggagggggtggaggaggagaaagcgAGTTGCCAGTCTTTTGCTTGGTCTTTTGAGTGCTAAGCACAGGCCTGACAGCCAGTTGACTCTCAGGCACTTCTGAGCCCTATGCAAGTGATTCTGACAGGTGGGCAAGAGAACCCAACTATCAACATGGGATGTCACAAAGCTGATCTGGCCAATAAAGCCAAAATCTTATCCACCCCTGGTTTACGCAAAAAACAAGAATACATGGAACCTTAGAGAGATTCTAATTACGCAGTGGAATTACCTCTGGTCACTATCCTCTGGCGATGGGATATTATCTTTCCCAATCCAACAATTATAATATCGAACAATATATTCATGCTCAAGCTTTGCTAAGGCTTGTACTTCCTTTTTTGattcttcttctcctctggtttggggtgggggaagggggtcGGAAGGGGAAAAGAGTATTGTTAAAAATGTATGCAAAACAAACCCTAAATATGTGAacaggtaactcacaacttacatgcatttaaccTGTACCCATTCAAAGTTATGTGTGtgacaaattaaaataaaaaataaaagggggaggcaaaaaagactttggcaatggTCCACCCGCCATTGGACCCAATGTATTTTGACTATATGCGATTTTGGTTCTACATGCTGTACCCAGTACGTAACCCCAGCTTAAGTTGAGAGTGGTCTGTACTGTAAAGAGGAAAGGGGATTATTTTTagaccacttttttaaaaagggcttcTGATTTGGAATGCTTAGGTCGACTCTGAAtagaatttagttggatacagccaTATTTATTCTCATTACAACATAGAGCCCAGCAACAGAAAGGCAAATGGCATGTCCTTAACCCAGTCACTTGTTCATGCATTAGCACAGTGGTtgatggacttcaactcccatcagccctggtcatCCAAGGATGATGGCACTACATTGACTACTCCTACATTAGCAACTGAGCCACTGTTGAGCCTAACTCTTTTAAATGTTGACTAACAGTCCCCGCAATTCCTCTAAAATTAGGACTAAAATAATTTCACATGTGGAAAACAGCACAAATTGTTAAATCTTAAATTagcttaaataaaataataagcaaaCACAAGGTAACTTACACAAGAAGCTTGACTCGTTTGACAGCTAATAATCgatcatcaaagaaatgttttgCCTTGAAAACGGTTCCATATCCACCAGATTTAATTTTCTGTATATCTTCAAATTCGTCCAGAAACCTGGTTCCAAAAATGAAGGCAAGTCTTAGTGTTAAATGTCAAAATCCTTGAAAAGTGTTACAATGGCAATATAGCCGCAACAATCATTAATTTAATGATGAAATAAACGCACACAGCCAAGGTATCCAAGCAGACTAGAAGTGGGTATATTTGCTGTCATTCATGGAATGCACAAGACAGCTATCAGATGCTGCTGTGGTTGCTTGAGAGTAACcaggcaagactccgacctgtcttttacaggctttattcttggtgcaaactatttacagtgaagagcgtcgtaAGTTCATggctggctcaatcgctagcagaatccgggagtggtcggTCTTTGTAActcccccagcataaaagtcgcgtcacccccagccttttttGCCCCTCCCTGGACTGAAGACTACTGTACAGAATGGGCGCTGGCAAAGGTGTGATTCCCACCTCtccggtttgctcaggctcggtgttaaggctctccctagcatcctctggtccttgcccctcttctccactggaggtggggctttcctcctcgccaGAAAAGGAACTCCTTTGCAAGATCTTCGGAggctccctataacacaactgcccttccatctctcgcctctgagctgatggcagttccctgacagcagctATCAATAatcaatagtaaaaaaaaaacctaacacacaatattaaaaacaataacacacaccAGCATAGCTCACACACAGAAAACAGCCACTCAGTTAAACTACCAGCTTGTTAAAGGAGATCAGCTGTTGTAATTTGATCAGACCTTTTCATGACAGCAAATGGAAAGGTCTGTGTGTACTTGGACAGGGACCAATGCGTGTGTTAAAATCACCAGCTACCACAAACATGGACATGACTAGTTGCATTTTTGTCAGTACTTCACAAACCATCTTTCCACGTAGTCTCAATTAATTCAAATTTCAAAGGTATAAAAggtgaaactttttaaaaaaaaaaaaaatcagcagcacTTTTGAAGACTACCCTTACTTTTCATTGATGGTGTACTTGCTTTGCTTTCGATTCAGCTTTGAAAATTTCGGTGCCAATGGTGTCTCTCTTcttaggaaagaaaaaaaaatggaaatgaaactttGTAACACTTGAGCAGTAAACACAAGAACATCTGTAAGTACCCATTTACTTTAAAATGTTAAATCATTTCCCCCAACTAACCGATAAATCAATTGAATGAAGGGCATCCATTTCAAAAGATGAATACATACTTTTTAGGTCTCACAGCAGAACCTTTGGGACTTGCCTATGGCAAAATCAAGAAGAAACAATTAATGTTGTAGTTCTACCACAGTGCCAAATGCTTAAAACTTAAAAAGACCACTCAAAATCAGAATGCAGTTATTGTCAGGCATCAGAGTTCAAAAACAGGACCACTGCAGGTCATGAAAAATTTTCCTGTTTCCTGGGCCATACGAGGTCCTGGTTAGGAGGAAGCTGCCACTGGTTGGAGCTCCACAGTCCTCAACTCAAACTTCCCAGATTTGAGGAGTTAAACAACCCAGGAAAATCAACCCCATGTCACTAGCTGCTTTATAGCTTCTGTACTTTGCCCCTTAGCTAGGGATGTAGAAGTTGATTTGATCCATTTCTTGTAATGGACTGACTTGACCCGATGCTCCTGAATTTGACtggaacaaaacacccatttggATTACACACTTCTCCACACTTTGCGATGAAGTTTCAGTGTACAAAGATTGCACACAAAAATACCTATTTTATGCAAAAGATGTGTAGAAAATGCTATTTTAGAGGGAAATGGGTGCAATGGCATTGAAAAAACTGTGTGTTTTACCTTGAAAGTGTGCATAAAGGCAGACCATTGAAATACAGACTTTTTTgtgttcttcttttaaaaatttcacACAAAATGGAACTGAACAGACTCCACTTGAGGGCCAGTAACCTGAAACTGGGGGAGGGCTGTAgctgagtggcagagcatcttgcttggcatgtggaaggtcccagattccacctccaggtaggactgggaaccTTGGTGTACCACCCTAGGAGCCATTTGGCAGAAAGGCAGTATACTTAAAATTACATCAGACTGACCAATGTATTTCAATTCAGTACTGACCTATAAGAAATTATAGCAGGATTAATATTTTAGCgtacacaaacaagaacaaatagtTAATACTGTAATGGCAATAGAAAATAAGTTTTCATACCAGACAGGATGGAGAAGCTTCATTGAGCTGTATGGCACCAAACTGATTAGCAAGTTTGTCAGCTGCATGGTTACAACTGGAATCACGATCTGTACCACTACAGAAATATTTGGAATGAATGTCAGCATTATGTGTTTAATTTATCTGCCATTTATGGAGTGCTATCTTGAAGTGAAGTTTAGGGTGGGGAGGTACAGTAgctcaggggttttttttgttttggtgaaGTATAAAAATGGTCCACCAAATAAAATATAGGGACATTTCTTGTATCAAAACCAGAAAGCATGCCCATTATGATCCCTATGAGAGTAGCATATTTACTTAAGCCTGTTCAACTATGCAAGCAAGACAAAGCATATGAAAGACACCGCAGTGTAACTTagaattaaaaaagcaatttcattAAGGCCTCAGTTGTGCCCAGGCTCTCCTAGGTTATGTTTCTAGTTCACGTTTTTGGAAAACACTTGCTCTTCCACATTCGCTATCTCCTCTGCCTTAGGAGTGGGGACTGCTTTTCcgtctgagggctgcattccctacTGGGCAACCTTTGGAGTCCCACATGCCCAAGGCTGGTAGCGCCAGAGGCAAGAGTTGGCAGATCAAGGAATGCAAATGTTACCTTGGTACAGGAAGCTAGTTTCTATCCACATACATGCACCTCTGTATCCTGCATCCAGACTAGCACAAGGCATCACCAGAGTTCAATGATGTAttccaggcaggcagaaacaCCTGGGGGCGTGAAGCTGGGCCAATGTGGGATGTGGCCTGAGGAGATTTCCAAGAGGCCTGGAGGGGTGCATTTACTCAGGTCTTTCCTAATCTTGAACAACCAGAAATCCACTTCAGGTGCCATAAATACTCTGAAGTCAAGAGGTCTGTTTGTATACTAATGCAGATCTCGCTAGCTGGCCCTTGGGCCCCTCTCCAGATGACATCCCTCACTAGCTCTGCTCCACATCCTCCCCCAGTTCTTTCACCTAGGCTGGAATGTATCCTCGAACTACAGGAACTTGTTTGCCTGGACACAAACTTTCCTTATGCTCCTCCTaatccaggggtcggcaacctttttcagccatgggccagtccaccgtccctcagaccatgtggtgggctggactatatattttgggggggaatgaacaaattcctatgccccacaaataacccagagatgcattttaaataaaagcacacattctactcatgtaaaaacaccaggcaggccccacaaataacccagagatgcattttaaataaaagcacacattctactcatgtaaaaacaccaggcaggccccacaaataacccagagatgcattttaaataaaagcacacattctactcatgtaaaaacaccaggcaggccccacaaataacccagagatgcatgctgattcccagactgtccgcaggccggatttagacggtgattgggccgcatccgaaccccgggccttaggttgcctacccttgtcCTAATCCTTCCAAAAAGATGACAGAAATTGTAGACTAGATAAAGTCTGCAGACTCTCTCCTCGAGCACCATTTGTTTCTCCACTTTTAAATTGCCATTGAAGTTGTTCCTTACTTTGAATATATACCGGAACTCCGAAAAATTATACTATCCGATTTGTTGGAAGCAAGGTCCACAGCCTCTTCAGCAGACCTGAAATACAAGTTTCCAAACAGCAGTTTTGAATTCTTTCAGTGTTTTCCTTCCTTTTGGTTTTAATTTATAaccaaaggaagaaaggaagaaaaacgaTTTAAGTAAAGAATAAATGATAACATAAAACCAATTCTCAATGGTTCTCAAATACACTTCAATACCGTTTAAGTTTCTATTTAATAGTTTGGGTTATAAAGTTAATTAATTATTTTCCTTCATTTCCGCATAGCCTGTGGGGGGAAACCATAGAGAGGATGAGGAGAGCATTCGCTTTACTGGGATGgatcttgtttgtttttagttcttatctgttttaattatcagttttttatccatccattatccgtgtttaatcttgtattttaccCAGATGTTTTATCCTATACCTGTTTCCTTGACCTCATTTGCTCTAACAATTATCGgttaaaaaaatcctaactgctattttatctaTATGCTTTTTTAATCCTGGTCTgagaccgtaataaagttcatatCATACTGGGATGGATCAAGGCAAAAATCATTTTCAGCAGATTGGTTTTCATAATTTCCATTATTCCTAAGGCTGATGAGCAATACTGCCTGTCTTTCATATTTCCATGTGATATCGATATATGACATATTATACAAAAACAATTTGGTTTGCctgtacatttcaataatttcatTTAAGATGTTACTTTTTCAGCAATTGTTATCTTCCAGAGGTTCCTGTGCTGCAACACTGTATTTTATTCTCCAAGAGATTTCTATTTTTGCACAGAGGATGATTTTGCTCCATGGATTTAATGTCTGAATCAAAACCTTCAAGCAGGGATAACAACTTTAACCGAGGTGTATAATGAACAGGTTTTTCTAAGCTTGTTTAAATAGTTTCAGCTGCAACATACTTCCAAAAAAACGGACTACTCAAAAGATTAGGCAGGTATAAAATCCATTTGAAGAACTTTTAACTACTGTATAAAGTGAAAGAGCAGCCCAGTTCACACACTAGACCATGGTCTGGTGCTACATACACAAGCTAGAATAAGCTAGAATCATTCCAAACAAAGCCTTGGTCTCATGAGCAGCCCCAATGGCCTCTCCTATCTCAAAGCCAAACCCTTTTTCTTTCAGTCTCTCAGAAACTCTGTTCAGTTTCAGACGAAGCAGACTTCAACCCATGGGtcttgaagctggcttgttttaaCTAACCAGAGTTGGTTTTAAATTGTGATCTCTGATTATATGTAACATGCAGCAGGGGTTTTGTGAACCCCAAATTAAACACTAGCAAAGTCCTTCTCTTAGCTGTCGGGAGCAGAGGAAGGCACGTACAGGACTAAAGCTTTGCTAGGGATTGTTCCGGTTGTTGAATGTTGTtaactttctgtttttattttgtttttaaaagcccacTTACGTACTGCTTTTAAGGCCTAGATAGGGCCACAAGGCTTGAAATAAGAGATTCACATACaggcaagattaaaatacattagaaGTTGGCAAAATAAATAAGAGGACAATCTAACCTCCCGTGGGAAGGAGGGCCACAACTGTGATACTACCATCAATAAAGCACTGTTTCAATTGCTACCAATCACACCTTCCTCTCCATTTACAAGGCTATGTTATATGTAAGTGTCCCTTTTGCTCATTATGGAATGCTATATTGTACAGCATCGCTATtaaatcaacaacaaaaaattagaaTAAGAGTACTTTAAAGAGACACCATTAAATGTTTAACTTACGTCCCAGATGCCTCTGGTGATGATTCTTGGGAATTACTGTGTAATGGATTTCTAGAACTATTTGTAGAACTATTTGGAAGGAAAGCACTTCTTTCTGCCTGAAAAACAGTTTGGAATTATACCTTAACCGTGGATTTAAAAAATCTACTGAGACAAAAAGTAACAATGGCAACGAAATGAAAGGGATTAAACCAGCCTTGGCCAACCcagtgcactccagatgttttggactgtaacTCTCAGTCAGTAGACCCTAatcccagggtcatgggttcaaccCTCACATCAGACAAaagatgcagggggttggactacatgaccctcatggtagcttccaactctacaattctatgattctcatcaACCCCAACAAGTATCACAttgctggcaggggctggtgaGAGCTGGCAAAACTATTCATAGGACATGCCCACTTCCTGCAAAGAAAATGGCTACACTGACaattaaacataataataataataataataataataataataataataataatttatttgtaccccacccatctggctgggtttccccaaccactctgggcggcttccaataaagattaaaaatacattaaagtgtCACACATGAAAAACACagtctgttgttttcctctaatATGCAATACATACCCTTGAAGTTGCTTGGTCATTCAATTTTTCATATGCTTGCCTGGCTGCATTCCGTTttgctgtttgtttattatttcctGTTCCCTCACCAAAATCTTTATCATCAATTTTACAGACACAGTGAAAACTAGAAGGcataaaagaggggaggggggaaataagttAGCATACACTGTTGTAGAcgaaggcagcaatcctatagaCCTTGGGCAGGAACCCAATCTCCATACAAAGTTCTAATGACCTCAAGCAAAAGTTTTTTGGTGTCCATGTTACAAAAGTGAGCATATAGTCAAAAGTCAGAAATTGGATGACCAGAGCAGAGTCCACACAGGCATAGTGGCCCTTCCATTTTCTCTTTACCCTGAAGAAGCTCAAAACATCTCTGAAGGGTCCTCCATTTTGAGGCATGTGGGAAGTGGAGGGAAATAAAAAGCCTTGCATCAAGACCTCAAGCCTTTCTTTGGCTATGGGAAACTACAAACTCACTGCCACCTGTCTCACATATCattttctgtcagggaactgccatctgaggcgcaggaggtgaaagggctcacggagggtgagagagaccattcagctgaggagggaaccagcagggggagaagtggagttccaagggaaagtgagtcggagggagggctcagagacacttcaagcgagaacagtggggaggtttcaggacctcctatagggacacccactcctcgccggaaactgtcacgccgagagtccagaagacacgtttccgttaaggagcttttatgctggaagaagttccgtaaatgcccactgtccgattcaacgagcgactgatggagccatgcttaaggagctccgtcacagacagaggtttgtggacttagccaaactctgagggactaggattttacgcacaagcagctcaccatcccatcacagcaatcggacagtccctgaaagcagcttgtgcagagaggcatcatgagcaacccagccggagccgggggagcaggaggagctggagagggtccaagcctggaagaaaggtacagggtgttggaagtccagctagcactgcaaacggcgaggctagaggaaaggagggcgcaggatgcagaaaaggcaaaaggcgctacactagcaagaaagatgccaggattggtgcagaagtttgggagggaccccaggaactaccaagcctttaggacagagatgcagtatgctctcaagctgcagtttgacgactttcccgacgaggcatcgcgagtggcgtttgtgattggccatctcgaagggggggcgagagactgggttagacccctgatggcagggaatagtgaaatgctgaaggacacgaggaagttttttcgcgccatggatttgatgttttccagcgagattgaacagggactggtgcgcagacaattgatggcttgtaaacagggtagccgatcggttcgtgagtactggactgagtttacaatgttgatacataaattggggtgggacctatcggcggaacccattcaaatgctctttgaagaggggctttcttcggcggtgaaagacgaactttcccgggcgcccagggcagagtctatggaccagctgaccaaatcagcgctgaccattggagcgcgccaggaggcaagagccttggagaagcgggaggggaaaggagagcgttggagggatttccgcattccagagattccggagccaaatctcccgccaggagagccgatggaagttggaacagcgcgcgcgcgcgcagtttcaaatcccagtgaagggaggaagaaggagggaaagagcaccaagaaatgttatctctgccagcagccaggtcactttgccagagtctgcccgcaaagaaaggaatggcaagggatggcgggagctgttggggggaaggaggagggagtccaggagccagtaaaagccaacgcctggctgccaccgtcagggcactgcagccaggccaaggagcagtaaaagtgcccactccggaacccccaaggccagccctggtaatagaggtgttgctagagctggcaaacggatacccactaaagacaaaggcgctgttggactcaggcagctcctgtaattttatgagtaaggagtttgcagctgaacaccagatacagatactccctttaagcaaccccctgcaggtgaccacgatcgatgggagggagctgttgggaggagaagttagcctacagaccgtcccaatggttatgagggtggccaggcacaccgaaaggatagcgttcaatgtggccaccctgggaggggctcccgtcattttgggaatgagctggctagcgttgcatgatccgctagtgggctggcatcagagagtggtttcctttgggtcagcgcattgcctggaacactgcagagagggaaaggtgccagaaggggcaaaagcctttctagcagggacggaagtggcggacaaagggaaggtgcccaaacaatacgctgacctgagcaaggtcttcagcgaaagggaagcagataaactaccaccgcatagagcctttgactgccaaattaacctggtccctggggcccagctccccgtgggcaagctgtacgcca is from Podarcis raffonei isolate rPodRaf1 chromosome 3, rPodRaf1.pri, whole genome shotgun sequence and encodes:
- the EIF2AK2 gene encoding interferon-induced, double-stranded RNA-activated protein kinase isoform X1, which codes for MADNQAVPRIYMAKLNEYCQRRRLRLDYKDLGFDGPSHNPVFTVAVEIDGRQYSQATGKSKKEAKDRAAFLAWESIERELPADPVLRPEQPLPPLPSPQYPVLRPEQPLPPLSSPLSQSPEPAANLAQPASSLNYLALLNEYSSRNKVVVQYVVVSKSGLDHMPIFHCVCKIDDKDFGEGTGNNKQTAKRNAARQAYEKLNDQATSRAERSAFLPNSSTNSSRNPLHSNSQESSPEASGTSAEEAVDLASNKSDSIIFRSSGIYSNGTDRDSSCNHAADKLANQFGAIQLNEASPSCLASPKGSAVRPKKRETPLAPKFSKLNRKQSKYTINEKFLDEFEDIQKIKSGGYGTVFKAKHFFDDRLLAVKRVKLLVGEEESKKEVQALAKLEHEYIVRYYNCWIGKDNIPSPEDSDQRVEADCLFIVMEYCEKGTLKDWISKECAKESYHEDAKIKFQQIVEGVAYIHSQNLIHRDLKPINILMSRDNKIKIGDFGLVTTGVDDHSVQRTEKRGTVLYMAPEQVGNKYGKEVDIFPLGLILFEMLYTFQTYHEKHERFENIKKGEFPEPFTKEFPEEVSLIKKLLSKVPSDRPSAPAILHILKKRQYSPHTC
- the EIF2AK2 gene encoding interferon-induced, double-stranded RNA-activated protein kinase isoform X2, producing MADNQAVPRIYMAKLNEYCQRRRLRLDYKDLGFDGPSHNPVFTVAVEIDGRQYSQATGKSKKEAKDRAAFLAWESIERELPADPVLRPEQPLPPLPSPQYPVLRPEQPLPPLSSPLSQSPEPAANLAQPASSLNYLALLNEYSSRNKVVVQYVVVSKSGLDHMPIFHCVCKIDDKDFGEGTGNNKQTAKRNAARQAYEKLNDQATSRAERSAFLPNSSTNSSRNPLHSNSQESSPEASGTSAEEAVDLASNKSDSIIFRSSGIYSNGTDRDSSCNHAADKLANQFGAIQLNEASPSCLASPKGSAVRPKKRETPLAPKFSKLNRKQSKYTINEKFLDEFEDIQKIKSGGYGTVFKAKHFFDDRLLAVKRVKLLVVEADCLFIVMEYCEKGTLKDWISKECAKESYHEDAKIKFQQIVEGVAYIHSQNLIHRDLKPINILMSRDNKIKIGDFGLVTTGVDDHSVQRTEKRGTVLYMAPEQVGNKYGKEVDIFPLGLILFEMLYTFQTYHEKHERFENIKKGEFPEPFTKEFPEEVSLIKKLLSKVPSDRPSAPAILHILKKRQYSPHTC